From Geotalea uraniireducens Rf4:
TCACCGGCATTGTTCCCGGAACCTTGAAGAGCGGAAGCTGCTTGCGCCGGAGTTGCTGTCAGTGGCGGTTGTGAAGGGACAGTTTGTCCGGCTGCATTGACATTAACCTGTTGCGGAGAGGAGGTTTCGGGAGCTTTTGCAACAAATTGAACCGTTTCCGGAAAAACCGTATGGCTACTTGATTGGGGAAGCGGTTTTGCATCGCCGGCTACGGGTTCGCCAGGCTGGGCAGCTGCATTTTCGGCCTTCGACATAATGGCAGCTGTAACGTCTGGTTTTGCCGGGGGATGAAAGGTGTCCGGTAATTCATGGTTGTCTGCCCGCGGAGGCAGCTTCGGAGCAACCATGACCGGTTGGGCAGCAGAGGCAGGCTGCTCAGCTGCCGGCGCGGGATTTGACTGCTGTAGCACGATATCGACGGGCGACGCATCCTTGCTTGCCATTGACGGTTGCGGAATTAACGGTGTCGGTTTTGCAGCAGGAAGGACACTGTCAGGCAACACCACCTCTTCTTCGGTTTTAACAACGCCGCCTTGCTGTTGAGCAACCGTTGCCGCGGGATTAAGCCCTTCTGCAACAGCCGTCGTTCCCACCGATTCCGTTTGTGCAGCCATATCCTGCATCTGGCTTGGCAGGATTGACGCCATGGCCATCGGCATCCCATTGGCCGCAATCATCATGGGTAAAGGGAGTTCATTGGTTGCGGATGATGATTCTTCCGTCTCCGATTCCTTTTTCCCGGGCTTCACAGCAACTGTCGCCTCTTCCGGTACTGCCGGCATACCGCTTTTGCCGACAAGCTCCTCCATCGCCATGCCCGGTGGGGATGACGACGCCATCTCCCGCAACAGTGCGGCAAATGCGCTGCTGCCTGATGGAGTCCGCACCGGGACATGCCCCGTTTTGTCAGAAGTCATCAGGCCTGCACCGGGAAGCGCGGGGGGGAGCGACTGCGGAATGATTTGCATTATTTCCATTGTTTTCACCTCCTTTCTCTGTGGGATGGGTCGAGGTTATAATCCCCCGACATAACTCTATGAGCGGCACCCGACTGCCGGAGTGCGCGGTTTATCCTTCATTACCTGGCGACGATGTTCTCCCTGGTCCACGTCAGAACCCGCGGCTGGTTGAGATAGGGGATGAGTTTCACGACCGTTTTCTGGTCCATCCGGTCGAGCATCTCGATGACCAGGGATTCGTCCAGTTTGTCCAGCAGTTTCCCCGCCTCTTCAGGTCTGAGCGACTTGTATATCTTCAGCATCTTCTTGAAACGCTCGCTCTCCTCTTTTTTCTTGGCCTGCACGGAGGCGTCCATCGCCTTCCTGGCAGCGTTCAACCCGTTTATCCGGCTCTCCAGGCTGGCGGACATTTTATTAAGTTCCTCTTCCTTGACCTTTAAGGCGGCTTCTTTCTCCATCAATTGCTGCCTTTTCGTCTCCAGCGCCGCAGCCTCATCACTTTCGGGCCTGGACGGAGATACGGCACGCACGGCGCCCCGTTCCGCGGTTTTGGAGGCAGTTTGACTTGCAGCCTGAGCGCCCCTGCGCACAGAGGAAAAATCCATGTCAGACAGCCAGAGCAACATAATAATCGTCAGGGAAATCAGAAATATAAACTTTTTCATCTTTTGC
This genomic window contains:
- a CDS encoding MotE family protein yields the protein MKKFIFLISLTIIMLLWLSDMDFSSVRRGAQAASQTASKTAERGAVRAVSPSRPESDEAAALETKRQQLMEKEAALKVKEEELNKMSASLESRINGLNAARKAMDASVQAKKKEESERFKKMLKIYKSLRPEEAGKLLDKLDESLVIEMLDRMDQKTVVKLIPYLNQPRVLTWTRENIVAR
- a CDS encoding flagellar hook-length control protein FliK, whose translation is MEIMQIIPQSLPPALPGAGLMTSDKTGHVPVRTPSGSSAFAALLREMASSSPPGMAMEELVGKSGMPAVPEEATVAVKPGKKESETEESSSATNELPLPMMIAANGMPMAMASILPSQMQDMAAQTESVGTTAVAEGLNPAATVAQQQGGVVKTEEEVVLPDSVLPAAKPTPLIPQPSMASKDASPVDIVLQQSNPAPAAEQPASAAQPVMVAPKLPPRADNHELPDTFHPPAKPDVTAAIMSKAENAAAQPGEPVAGDAKPLPQSSSHTVFPETVQFVAKAPETSSPQQVNVNAAGQTVPSQPPLTATPAQAASALQGSGNNAGEVQIPVITEPLVTTQPETNQQQSPAQSPSDPVVIAKSAQEKAVHQVRYETNQHLHGVAESSEAKSADSIATTPDTAKVEVVFQEPSSRKEFFDGENSSRSGMNEKMPGTLHNGAVTDVPKNFSVPEPQPKTEGTKTALSESILAQVKDGMATHDAKGRNQITISLKPAELGELKINVSMVDQRLKVEIVAENRMVKDALMGNLDSLKETLLKQNLTMDKFDVQTGVGHGFNQSFGDEKWVPRNQSHKNFTNVAGPTDDGAEQRVSYLTTGNNSLVDVRF